Proteins encoded in a region of the Paucidesulfovibrio longus DSM 6739 genome:
- a CDS encoding ArgE/DapE family deacylase, with amino-acid sequence MNAQEQKIVETVESLADDIFDFTARLVAEPSTLENEKGALRLMSDELTRLGLPMRLVPIDYDVLRTHPGFAPVPWAAQNRWNVVSRIEAEPTAPEGIGGQSALFNGHLDVVSPEPLGLWSRDPFEPVVEDGWMYGRGAGDMKSGVAAMTYAAYALRKAGFGLASPLTLEAVIEEECSGNGALACRVAGVDAHAVLIPEPFGPRLYTAQVGVLWFRIDVGGRPVHVQEAGAGANALEKCFPLIQALRELEEEMNQGPLPAPYDEFEHPLNLNVGALQSGDWPSTVPASATLRCRMAYLPGQRFQDVRKQIEATVARAAKADPWLAENPPVVEFYGFRSDGHVQRRDAQPLEALAQCHEALTGEPVEEYVSTCTTDLRAFYDYGSARGCCYGPVAERIHGADERVLLSSVTHTAKAYALFAARWCGLVE; translated from the coding sequence TTGAACGCACAGGAACAAAAAATCGTCGAAACCGTGGAATCCCTCGCCGACGACATTTTCGACTTCACGGCCCGGCTCGTGGCCGAGCCGAGCACCCTGGAAAACGAGAAAGGCGCGCTGCGGCTCATGTCCGACGAGCTGACCCGCCTGGGCCTGCCCATGCGGCTCGTGCCCATCGACTACGACGTGCTGCGCACGCATCCGGGCTTCGCGCCCGTGCCCTGGGCCGCCCAAAACCGCTGGAACGTGGTCTCGCGCATCGAGGCCGAGCCCACCGCCCCCGAAGGCATCGGCGGCCAGAGCGCCCTTTTCAACGGCCATCTCGACGTGGTCAGCCCGGAGCCTTTGGGCCTCTGGAGCCGCGACCCCTTCGAGCCGGTCGTCGAGGACGGCTGGATGTACGGGCGGGGCGCGGGCGACATGAAATCCGGCGTCGCGGCCATGACCTACGCGGCCTACGCCCTGCGCAAGGCCGGATTCGGTCTGGCCTCGCCCCTGACTCTGGAAGCGGTCATCGAGGAGGAGTGTTCCGGCAACGGCGCCCTGGCCTGCCGGGTGGCGGGAGTGGACGCCCATGCGGTGCTCATCCCCGAACCCTTCGGCCCCCGGCTCTACACCGCCCAGGTGGGCGTGCTCTGGTTCCGCATCGACGTGGGCGGCAGGCCCGTACACGTGCAGGAGGCCGGGGCCGGAGCCAACGCCCTGGAAAAATGCTTCCCGCTGATCCAGGCCCTGCGCGAGCTGGAAGAAGAAATGAACCAGGGACCGCTGCCCGCGCCCTACGACGAATTCGAGCATCCCCTGAACCTCAATGTCGGCGCGCTCCAGAGCGGGGACTGGCCTTCCACGGTGCCCGCCTCGGCCACGCTGCGCTGCCGCATGGCCTACCTGCCGGGGCAGCGCTTCCAGGACGTGCGCAAGCAGATCGAGGCGACCGTGGCCAGGGCGGCCAAGGCCGACCCCTGGCTGGCCGAAAATCCGCCCGTCGTGGAATTCTACGGGTTCCGCTCGGACGGGCACGTGCAGCGCCGGGACGCCCAGCCCCTGGAGGCCCTGGCCCAGTGCCACGAGGCCCTGACAGGGGAGCCGGTCGAAGAATATGTTTCCACCTGCACCACGGACCTGCGCGCCTTCTACGACTACGGCTCGGCGCGCGGCTGCTGCTACGGTCCCGTGGCAGAGCGCATCCACGGCGCGGACGAGCGCGTGCTGCTCTCGAGCGTGACGCACACGGCCAAGGCCTACGCCCTGTTCGCGGCGCGCTGGTGCGGCCTGGTCGAATAG
- a CDS encoding 3-oxoacid CoA-transferase subunit B, with protein MSSKLKIARRAAAELRNGEVVNLGIGLPTLLLDHTPPDLDIYVHSENGVLGMGPRCGMDRAHPALIDSGGGYITTRSGAAFFDSALSFALVRGGRLDVAVLGALEVAGNGDLANWIIPGKFAPGIGGGMELAQKARRVIVTTTHTTRSGAPKILRECTLPVTARGCVSRIITELAVLDPGPDGLRLRELAEGVTLEEVRAKTEAQIIAPQGEIPRF; from the coding sequence ATGTCCTCTAAGCTCAAGATAGCCCGCCGGGCCGCGGCCGAGCTGCGAAACGGCGAGGTAGTCAACCTCGGCATCGGCCTGCCCACCCTGCTCCTGGACCACACGCCCCCGGACCTGGACATCTACGTGCACAGCGAAAACGGCGTGCTCGGCATGGGGCCGCGCTGCGGCATGGACCGCGCCCACCCCGCGCTCATCGACTCCGGCGGCGGGTACATCACCACCCGGAGCGGAGCCGCCTTCTTCGACTCGGCCCTTTCCTTCGCCCTGGTGCGCGGCGGCCGTCTCGACGTGGCCGTGCTCGGCGCGCTGGAAGTGGCGGGCAACGGCGACCTCGCCAACTGGATCATTCCGGGCAAGTTCGCGCCCGGCATCGGCGGGGGCATGGAGCTTGCCCAGAAGGCCCGGCGGGTCATCGTCACGACCACGCACACCACGCGCTCCGGCGCACCCAAGATTTTACGCGAATGCACCCTGCCCGTAACCGCGCGCGGCTGCGTCAGCCGCATCATCACGGAACTGGCCGTACTCGACCCCGGACCGGACGGCCTGCGTCTGCGCGAGCTGGCCGAAGGCGTCACGCTGGAGGAAGTGCGCGCCAAGACCGAGGCCCAGATCATCGCGCCCCAGGGGGAGATTCCGAGATTCTGA
- a CDS encoding CoA transferase subunit A — translation MIDKTTTADKALANVRGGASVMLGGFGSPGTPFTLIRALLARGLTGLTLIKNDANEQGIGISTLIEAGCAERFVVSHMGLNGAVIEMMNRGELEVEMHPQGLLAEKIRAGGAGLPGLLTDIGLETILREQKETIQFQGRTCIVEPSLRADAALIHAARADRWGNLVFEKTARNFNPLMATASDLVIVEALEIVETGALDPDAVHLPGAFVDHVVPADTRNEAYGVLKHHVL, via the coding sequence GTGATCGACAAGACGACGACGGCGGACAAGGCGCTGGCGAACGTACGCGGCGGCGCGTCCGTAATGCTCGGCGGGTTCGGCTCGCCCGGAACGCCCTTCACCCTGATCCGGGCGCTGCTCGCGCGCGGCCTGACAGGGCTCACGCTGATCAAGAACGATGCCAACGAACAGGGAATCGGCATTTCCACGCTCATCGAAGCGGGCTGCGCGGAGCGGTTCGTGGTTTCGCACATGGGCCTGAACGGCGCGGTCATCGAGATGATGAACCGGGGCGAACTGGAGGTGGAGATGCACCCCCAGGGACTGCTGGCCGAGAAGATTCGCGCGGGCGGTGCGGGCCTGCCCGGCCTGCTCACGGACATCGGCCTGGAGACCATCCTGCGCGAGCAGAAGGAAACCATCCAGTTCCAGGGCCGGACCTGCATCGTGGAGCCGTCCCTGCGCGCGGACGCGGCCTTGATCCACGCGGCCAGGGCCGACCGCTGGGGCAATCTGGTCTTCGAAAAGACCGCCCGGAATTTCAACCCGCTCATGGCCACGGCCTCGGACCTGGTCATCGTGGAGGCGCTGGAAATCGTGGAGACCGGCGCGCTGGACCCGGACGCCGTGCACCTGCCCGGCGCGTTCGTGGACCACGTCGTGCCCGCCGACACCAGGAACGAAGCCTACGGAGTGCTCAAGCATCATGTCCTCTAA
- a CDS encoding aminotransferase class III-fold pyridoxal phosphate-dependent enzyme, with the protein MGFTFRKNTTTPAIRKYIRESQKSVSELARELSLSESTVRKWRKRAEGYEETRRALPSRTAFTPDQENLIVEIRRTMILSLDDLLTVVRMFIQPSCSRSSLDRLLRRRQVQHVADLVPDPVEHREVLRKYKTYLPGFVRVHARTLPKVQCERFNKILFIAVDRSSGWLFMEAHPDGSPESAAQFLRNLSDAAPFHLRRALTSASPVFVSEGGEAHAFAETCRELGIVQTTYPPRSEEPFQPSDDNPGACAPYPSPFASSEEIEKKLLGHAYVYNNNIPLVTMGRLTPMEKLARFHESRPDLFKRHPAEMAAYPDQEKYLFYQTKKEQPVIAGAEGLYMWDTRGKRYLDGCSGAVVNNIGHGNQRVIAAVERQARQTFFAYRTQFDSFPSQELARALVHNSAPHLNRVFFVSGGSEAVESAMKVCRQYFFNLGEGSRYKFISRVPAYHGATLGALSLTSYAPLEVAFKPMVQENPKIPSPTCYRCVYHKRYPDCELECAWALEKTVVEQGPENIAAFVVEPVGGASTGALVPPDEYFGIIQHICRKYGIFLILDEVMTGFGRTGKLFAYEHWGIEADVVALSKGIASGYYPLGAVLTTDEIVDVVVRRGGFAHGHTYAGNPMACAVGLEVLGVLLDERLPENAARMGEILMRGLRKLEKRHAIIGEVRGLGLLTALELVRDRKTREPFPPEWNTAMLLTDNAFADGLLIYPRRSINGLYGDHVLVAPPLIVTEAQVDELLEKLDRALARTAAQLKELEASLLDTRSSGATAATPYYR; encoded by the coding sequence ATGGGTTTTACATTTCGGAAAAATACCACCACCCCAGCCATCCGCAAATACATCCGGGAATCCCAAAAATCCGTATCCGAACTCGCCCGCGAGCTGAGCCTCAGCGAATCCACCGTGCGCAAATGGCGCAAACGGGCCGAGGGCTACGAGGAAACCCGGCGGGCCCTGCCCTCGCGCACGGCCTTCACGCCGGACCAGGAAAACCTCATCGTCGAAATCCGGCGCACCATGATCCTTTCCCTGGACGATCTGCTCACCGTGGTGCGCATGTTCATCCAGCCTTCCTGCTCGCGCTCCTCGCTGGACCGCCTCCTGCGGCGCAGGCAGGTTCAGCACGTGGCCGACCTCGTTCCGGACCCGGTCGAGCATCGGGAAGTGCTCCGGAAATACAAGACCTATCTCCCCGGCTTCGTGCGCGTCCATGCCCGCACCCTGCCGAAGGTGCAGTGCGAGCGGTTCAATAAGATTCTCTTCATCGCGGTGGACCGCTCCTCGGGCTGGCTGTTCATGGAGGCGCACCCGGACGGCTCGCCGGAAAGCGCGGCCCAGTTCCTGCGCAACCTTTCGGACGCGGCCCCGTTCCATCTTCGCCGCGCCCTGACCTCGGCCAGTCCGGTCTTCGTTTCCGAGGGAGGCGAAGCGCACGCCTTTGCCGAGACCTGCCGCGAGCTGGGCATCGTGCAGACGACCTATCCGCCGCGCTCCGAGGAGCCGTTCCAGCCGTCGGACGACAATCCCGGCGCGTGCGCGCCCTACCCCTCGCCCTTCGCCTCTTCCGAGGAAATCGAAAAGAAGCTTCTGGGGCACGCCTACGTCTACAACAACAACATTCCCCTGGTGACCATGGGCCGCCTGACCCCGATGGAAAAGCTGGCCCGCTTTCACGAAAGCAGGCCGGACCTCTTCAAGCGCCACCCCGCGGAGATGGCCGCCTATCCGGACCAGGAAAAATACCTCTTTTACCAGACCAAGAAGGAGCAGCCCGTCATCGCCGGGGCCGAGGGGCTCTACATGTGGGATACGCGCGGCAAGCGCTATCTGGACGGCTGTTCCGGGGCGGTGGTCAACAACATCGGCCACGGCAACCAGCGCGTGATCGCCGCGGTGGAGCGACAGGCCCGCCAGACCTTCTTCGCCTACCGGACCCAGTTCGACAGCTTTCCCTCGCAGGAGCTGGCGCGCGCCCTGGTGCACAACTCGGCCCCGCACCTGAACCGCGTCTTCTTCGTTTCCGGCGGGTCCGAGGCCGTGGAGTCGGCCATGAAGGTCTGTCGGCAGTATTTCTTCAATCTGGGCGAGGGCTCGCGCTACAAGTTCATCAGCCGCGTGCCCGCCTACCACGGAGCCACGCTCGGCGCGCTTTCCCTGACCTCCTATGCCCCGCTGGAAGTGGCCTTCAAGCCCATGGTCCAGGAGAATCCCAAGATCCCCTCGCCCACCTGCTACCGCTGCGTCTACCACAAGCGCTACCCGGACTGCGAACTGGAGTGCGCCTGGGCGCTGGAAAAGACCGTGGTCGAGCAGGGGCCGGAAAACATCGCGGCCTTCGTGGTCGAGCCTGTAGGCGGGGCCAGCACGGGCGCGCTCGTGCCGCCGGACGAATATTTCGGCATCATCCAGCACATCTGCCGCAAGTACGGCATCTTCCTGATCCTCGACGAGGTCATGACCGGGTTCGGCCGCACCGGAAAGCTCTTCGCCTACGAGCATTGGGGCATCGAGGCGGACGTGGTGGCCCTGTCCAAGGGCATCGCCTCCGGCTACTACCCGCTCGGCGCGGTGCTGACCACGGACGAGATCGTGGACGTGGTGGTGCGGCGCGGCGGTTTCGCCCACGGCCACACCTACGCGGGCAATCCCATGGCTTGCGCCGTGGGGCTGGAGGTGCTCGGCGTGCTCCTGGACGAGCGGCTGCCGGAAAACGCCGCCCGCATGGGCGAAATCCTCATGCGCGGGCTGCGCAAGCTGGAAAAGCGCCACGCCATCATCGGCGAGGTGCGCGGCCTGGGGCTGCTCACGGCCCTGGAGCTGGTGCGCGACCGCAAGACCCGCGAGCCGTTCCCCCCGGAATGGAACACGGCCATGCTGCTCACGGACAACGCCTTTGCGGACGGACTGCTGATCTACCCGCGCCGTTCCATCAACGGACTCTACGGCGACCACGTTCTCGTGGCCCCGCCGCTGATCGTGACCGAGGCGCAGGTGGACGAGCTGCTGGAAAAGCTCGACCGCGCCCTCGCGCGGACCGCAGCCCAGCTCAAGGAATTGGAGGCGTCGCTGCTGGACACCCGGAGCAGCGGAGCCACCGCGGCCACGCCCTATTACCGCTAA
- a CDS encoding ABC transporter permease codes for MNENLKGGWRPWALLAPSLSAVFFLLVVPVCFIVVYSFWLRAPSGADVAAFQFGNYGKLFQDFFYPSILLRTIRVSLECVALCLVMGYIPAYFFYRTRSRFKPFLMLLIMLPFWISFIIRTLSWINILGDTGLINYLLVSSGILQEPLGMLYNEVAVLMGLIQYLLPFMILNIYVSLEGIDQSLLEAARSMGCTEWQAFREVTLPLSLPGVSAGSLLVFVLSAGTYLPPMILGGPGNEMIANLIFKRVIGTLDWPFGSAISVILLLLVGSIVWTYNRYLGINQVFKAMQ; via the coding sequence ATGAATGAAAATTTGAAAGGAGGCTGGAGGCCCTGGGCGCTTCTGGCTCCGTCCCTCAGCGCGGTATTCTTCCTGCTCGTGGTTCCGGTCTGCTTCATCGTCGTCTACAGCTTCTGGCTGCGGGCTCCGTCCGGAGCGGACGTGGCGGCCTTCCAGTTCGGCAACTACGGCAAGCTCTTCCAGGACTTTTTCTACCCGTCGATCCTGCTGCGCACGATCCGGGTCAGCCTGGAGTGCGTGGCCCTCTGCCTGGTCATGGGCTACATCCCGGCCTATTTCTTCTACCGCACCCGGTCGAGGTTCAAGCCGTTCCTGATGCTCCTGATCATGCTGCCGTTCTGGATCAGCTTCATCATCCGCACGCTCTCCTGGATCAACATCCTCGGCGACACGGGCCTGATCAACTATCTCCTCGTCTCGTCCGGCATTCTTCAGGAGCCGCTGGGCATGCTCTACAACGAGGTCGCGGTGCTCATGGGCCTGATCCAGTACCTGCTGCCCTTCATGATCCTGAACATCTACGTGAGCCTCGAGGGCATCGACCAGAGCCTGCTGGAGGCGGCGCGCTCCATGGGCTGCACCGAGTGGCAGGCTTTCCGCGAGGTCACGCTTCCGCTCTCCCTGCCGGGAGTCAGCGCGGGCAGCCTGCTGGTCTTCGTGCTTTCGGCGGGAACCTACCTGCCGCCCATGATCCTCGGCGGCCCCGGCAACGAGATGATCGCCAACCTGATCTTCAAGCGGGTCATCGGCACCCTGGACTGGCCCTTCGGCTCGGCCATCAGCGTGATCCTGCTGCTGCTCGTGGGCTCCATCGTCTGGACCTACAACCGCTACCTGGGCATCAACCAGGTCTTCAAAGCCATGCAATAG
- a CDS encoding ABC transporter permease yields the protein MFKISGWSLIRIYTTLVYVFMFAPIAVVVILSFNPQQFGSFPMDGFSLRWYAKLAGNEDILQAFRNSLVLGSLTAICTTAVAIPAAMAFVRYEFPGKNSLNTLLLAPIMVPEVILGVALLLFMRWLQQPKSFALLLIGHVVITLPYVLLVVQARLVGIRTDYEEAAKSLGAGPFQTFREITLPLLMPAILAGSLFSFTISFDDITATLFWATARSQTVPVKIFGMLRNSISPEINALGAVMILLTVATPLLAGYLARRFSKGS from the coding sequence ATGTTCAAGATTTCCGGCTGGTCCCTGATCCGCATCTATACGACCCTTGTGTACGTCTTCATGTTCGCGCCCATCGCCGTGGTCGTGATCCTCTCCTTCAACCCGCAGCAGTTCGGCTCCTTCCCCATGGACGGGTTCAGCCTGCGCTGGTACGCCAAGCTCGCCGGGAACGAGGACATCCTCCAGGCCTTCCGCAATTCCCTGGTCCTCGGCAGCCTCACGGCCATCTGCACCACGGCCGTGGCCATTCCCGCGGCCATGGCCTTCGTGCGCTACGAGTTCCCGGGCAAGAACAGCCTGAACACGCTGCTCCTCGCGCCGATCATGGTCCCGGAGGTCATCCTCGGCGTGGCCCTGCTGCTGTTCATGCGCTGGCTCCAGCAGCCCAAGAGCTTCGCCCTGCTGCTCATCGGCCACGTGGTCATCACCCTGCCGTACGTGCTCCTCGTGGTGCAGGCGCGGCTGGTGGGCATCCGCACGGACTACGAGGAAGCGGCGAAATCCCTGGGGGCCGGGCCGTTCCAGACCTTCCGCGAAATCACGCTCCCGCTGCTGATGCCGGCGATCCTGGCGGGTTCGCTGTTTTCCTTCACCATTTCCTTTGACGACATCACGGCGACGCTGTTCTGGGCCACGGCCCGGAGCCAGACCGTCCCCGTGAAGATATTCGGCATGCTTCGCAACTCCATCAGCCCGGAAATCAACGCCCTCGGTGCGGTGATGATCCTGCTCACCGTGGCCACGCCGCTTCTGGCGGGCTATCTGGCTCGTCGGTTCAGCAAGGGGAGTTGA
- a CDS encoding ABC transporter substrate-binding protein — MTREWNKRVDEVQELHEAGGLSRRDFIRFAGIAGAALGLCGGPFGLVSAAMAAKSIRFDGWGGTTSEAFRKYAFEPFSKATGIEVIDGEFGDMDSYLTRVKASFPPGGEFNLAHLSGVFDYARYVGLGYESVLDESKIPNLANVMTAMVEPYRKITPKGLSAVPYDLGQTGIAYNTNKISKDKAEKLGAGLLFDESLKGKLGSWTDWRTNIWYAALATGQNPNDIENMDKVWSALRKQRDLIKKYWGSGAELMSLLANEEIYATPAWSGRVAHLQDQGHPIGFLQPEGTYSWQECIFVLKGSDADTAQKLLNYMLAPKAAVAVAEAQKYPPSLDPTKVEMPESVRKLPAFDPTGQLKGYLFGVPDYWNGHQLEWAEMWDRVMAGA, encoded by the coding sequence ATGACCAGAGAATGGAACAAGCGAGTGGACGAGGTCCAGGAACTGCATGAGGCCGGGGGGCTTTCCCGCCGCGACTTCATCCGCTTCGCAGGCATCGCGGGCGCCGCCCTGGGCCTTTGCGGCGGTCCCTTCGGGCTGGTGAGCGCGGCCATGGCCGCGAAATCCATCCGCTTCGACGGCTGGGGCGGCACCACTTCCGAGGCCTTCCGCAAATACGCCTTCGAACCGTTCAGCAAGGCCACCGGCATCGAGGTCATCGACGGCGAATTCGGCGACATGGATTCCTATCTCACCCGCGTGAAGGCTTCCTTCCCGCCGGGCGGCGAATTCAATCTGGCGCATCTTTCCGGCGTGTTCGACTACGCCCGCTACGTGGGCCTGGGCTACGAGTCCGTGCTGGACGAGTCCAAGATCCCCAACCTGGCCAACGTCATGACCGCCATGGTCGAGCCCTACCGCAAGATCACCCCCAAGGGGCTTTCCGCCGTGCCCTACGACCTGGGCCAGACCGGCATCGCCTACAACACGAACAAGATTTCCAAGGACAAGGCCGAGAAGCTCGGCGCGGGCCTGCTCTTCGACGAAAGCCTCAAGGGCAAGCTCGGCTCCTGGACCGACTGGCGCACGAACATCTGGTACGCGGCCCTGGCCACGGGACAGAATCCCAACGACATCGAGAATATGGACAAGGTCTGGTCCGCGCTCCGCAAGCAGCGCGACCTGATCAAGAAGTACTGGGGTTCCGGCGCGGAGCTGATGAGCCTTTTGGCCAACGAGGAGATCTACGCCACTCCGGCCTGGTCCGGACGCGTGGCCCATCTCCAGGACCAGGGCCATCCCATCGGCTTCCTCCAGCCCGAAGGCACCTATTCCTGGCAGGAGTGCATCTTCGTGCTCAAGGGCTCGGACGCGGACACCGCCCAGAAGCTCCTGAACTACATGCTCGCGCCCAAGGCCGCCGTGGCCGTGGCCGAAGCGCAGAAGTATCCGCCGTCCCTGGACCCGACCAAGGTCGAGATGCCGGAATCCGTGCGCAAGCTGCCCGCCTTCGATCCCACGGGCCAGCTCAAGGGCTACCTCTTCGGCGTGCCCGACTACTGGAACGGCCACCAGCTCGAATGGGCCGAGATGTGGGACCGGGTCATGGCCGGAGCGTAG
- a CDS encoding ABC transporter ATP-binding protein: MENLSPETAHLEQNAAPHADPTAEPAVRLTGLMKRFGKTVAVQKTDLTIETGELVTLLGPSGCGKTTILRMIAGLEKPTEGDIYIKGRRVNDTPIHKRNLGMIFQNYALFPHKNIFDNVAFGLKYRGVPREEMAEKVVHALEMVRLPGVESRFPSQLSGGQQQRIALARAIVIEPDVLLMDEPLSALDEKLREEMRMEIDNIQRTLNLTTLFVTHDQREALSMSNKIVVMKSGRKQQEGTPEDVYDYPANYFVADFLGHSNFYDARVLESLKGDLVRVRTDEGLEFFAEHQGVWKEGEQVRLVVRAQKINVTSPDLAEEELESTEINCFPGRIYDRSYMGGETSYFVELEKGVRVHVISMVRRRPHKIGDEVVLHVPARHCGLLRNED, encoded by the coding sequence GTGGAAAACCTCAGCCCTGAAACCGCGCACCTGGAACAGAACGCCGCGCCGCACGCCGACCCGACAGCGGAACCCGCCGTCAGGCTTACGGGACTGATGAAGCGTTTCGGCAAGACCGTTGCCGTGCAGAAGACCGACCTGACCATCGAAACAGGGGAGCTGGTGACCCTGCTCGGTCCTTCCGGCTGCGGCAAGACCACCATCCTGCGGATGATCGCCGGGCTGGAAAAGCCCACCGAGGGCGACATCTACATCAAGGGCAGACGCGTCAACGACACGCCGATCCACAAGCGCAACCTGGGCATGATCTTTCAGAACTACGCGCTGTTTCCGCACAAGAATATTTTCGACAACGTGGCGTTCGGGCTCAAGTATCGCGGGGTTCCCCGCGAGGAGATGGCCGAAAAGGTCGTCCATGCCCTGGAAATGGTCCGCCTGCCCGGCGTGGAATCGCGGTTTCCCTCCCAGCTTTCCGGCGGCCAGCAGCAGCGCATCGCCCTGGCCCGCGCCATCGTCATCGAGCCCGACGTGCTGCTCATGGACGAGCCGCTTTCCGCCCTGGACGAGAAGCTGCGCGAGGAAATGCGCATGGAGATCGACAACATCCAGCGCACGCTGAACCTGACCACCCTGTTCGTGACCCACGACCAGCGCGAGGCCCTGTCCATGTCCAACAAGATCGTGGTCATGAAGAGCGGCAGAAAGCAGCAGGAAGGCACGCCAGAGGATGTCTACGACTATCCCGCCAACTATTTCGTGGCCGATTTCCTGGGCCACTCCAATTTCTACGACGCGCGCGTGCTGGAATCGCTCAAGGGCGACCTCGTGCGGGTGCGCACCGACGAGGGGCTGGAGTTCTTCGCCGAGCACCAGGGCGTCTGGAAGGAAGGGGAGCAGGTCCGGCTGGTGGTCCGCGCCCAGAAGATCAACGTGACCTCGCCCGACCTGGCCGAGGAGGAGCTGGAATCCACCGAGATCAACTGCTTCCCCGGACGCATCTACGACCGCAGCTACATGGGCGGCGAGACGAGCTATTTCGTGGAGCTGGAAAAAGGCGTGCGCGTGCACGTCATCAGCATGGTCCGGCGCAGACCGCACAAGATCGGCGACGAGGTGGTGCTGCACGTGCCCGCCCGCCATTGCGGCCTGCTCCGCAACGAAGACTGA
- a CDS encoding proline racemase family protein has translation MDLTRIEGVFSGRWPGGILTVDSHTAGEGTRLIVGGLPPLPGATMADKRAAFEAAHDDVRLLLTREPRGHRDLLAAAVTEPCTPGADFGLIYMDARRYPFLCGHATIGAVTTLIECGALRVQAGDEVRIIVDTPSGPMPCAARMRSGRVASVAFRSVPSFVWERDVPLDLSGIVLPGGIRPGVVPVDLVCVGGYFVMIDERALGLELSPEISRALIEPGMRIIEEANRQLAVRHPLRCEVNSVDVVEFHGSRKTPHGSVGVNAVVYGESHLDRSPCGTGTTAKVALLHRQGKLASGRKFLNNSFLGSTFTGMVVEESEICGLPAVVAEIEGSAQVTGLHRFVLDESDPFPQGFLL, from the coding sequence ATGGACCTGACCCGCATCGAGGGCGTGTTTTCCGGGCGCTGGCCCGGAGGCATCCTGACCGTGGACTCCCACACCGCCGGGGAAGGCACCCGGCTCATCGTGGGCGGGCTGCCCCCGCTGCCCGGCGCGACCATGGCCGACAAGCGCGCGGCCTTCGAGGCCGCTCACGACGACGTGCGCCTGCTGCTGACCCGCGAGCCGCGCGGCCACCGCGACCTGCTCGCCGCCGCCGTGACCGAGCCCTGCACGCCCGGCGCGGACTTCGGGCTCATCTACATGGACGCCCGGCGCTATCCCTTTCTCTGCGGCCATGCCACCATCGGCGCCGTGACCACGCTCATCGAGTGCGGTGCGCTCCGGGTCCAGGCCGGGGACGAGGTCCGCATCATCGTGGACACTCCCTCCGGGCCCATGCCCTGCGCCGCGCGGATGCGGTCCGGCCGAGTCGCGTCCGTGGCCTTCCGTTCGGTGCCGTCCTTCGTCTGGGAGCGGGACGTGCCCCTCGACCTCTCCGGCATCGTGCTGCCGGGAGGAATCCGGCCCGGAGTGGTGCCCGTGGACCTGGTCTGCGTGGGCGGCTACTTCGTGATGATCGACGAGCGCGCCCTGGGCCTGGAATTGAGTCCGGAAATCAGCCGGGCGCTGATCGAGCCGGGCATGCGCATCATCGAGGAGGCCAATCGGCAGCTTGCGGTCCGCCATCCCCTGCGGTGCGAGGTGAACAGCGTGGACGTGGTCGAATTCCACGGTTCGAGGAAAACGCCGCATGGTTCCGTGGGCGTCAACGCCGTGGTCTACGGCGAGTCGCACCTGGACCGCTCGCCCTGCGGAACCGGAACCACGGCCAAGGTGGCGCTGCTGCATCGGCAGGGCAAGCTCGCATCGGGCCGGAAATTCCTGAACAACAGCTTTCTCGGCTCGACCTTCACGGGCATGGTCGTGGAGGAAAGCGAAATCTGCGGACTGCCCGCCGTGGTGGCGGAAATCGAAGGCAGCGCCCAGGTCACGGGCCTGCACCGCTTCGTGCTTGACGAATCCGACCCCTTCCCGCAAGGCTTTCTATTGTGA